The proteins below are encoded in one region of Hordeum vulgare subsp. vulgare chromosome 3H, MorexV3_pseudomolecules_assembly, whole genome shotgun sequence:
- the LOC123439597 gene encoding uncharacterized protein LOC123439597, translated as MASSRAVAIVFLFLVLAAASPSPLVRARMVPADGEGVLPAGDTAAPEVTGSVGTVSSSLQEALVQRPPLPLPLVMSPPTMAVFAQRSSRVLGSVPSPGVGH; from the coding sequence ATGGCTTCCTCGAGGGCGGTTGCGATCGTCTTCTTGTTTCTGGTCCTGGCCGCGGCGTCACCCTCGCCCCTCGTGCGAGCCAGAATGGTGCCGGCGGATGGCGAAGGAGTACTGCCCGCCGGAGATACCGCGGCGCCGGAGGTTACCGGCTCAGTGGGAACAGTGTCGTCGTCTCTGCAAGAAGCGCTCGTTCAgaggcccccgctgccgctgccgctggtgATGTCGCCGCCGACGATGGCCGTCTTCGCGCAGCGCAGCAGTAGGGTGCTCGGATCGGTGCCGAGCCCGGGCGTTGGCCACTAG